The Salvia miltiorrhiza cultivar Shanhuang (shh) chromosome 1, IMPLAD_Smil_shh, whole genome shotgun sequence genome has a window encoding:
- the LOC131009535 gene encoding uncharacterized protein LOC131009535: MEMLRCRGRYPIVTVCVDGGKIGTDLGVSEGKVTEEREREPEGDDDGVRDGDLDDFFAGEGDSEDEGEGDGDSLHDTVVECEKGSYDDGDWGPLDNATYSEIDDLINMEYFDDSSEEDYVPSESELSDVSLGDLDYISNEENIQMRKKLKKVDSVFKLMNEKDGFEADVEHTYHSDYENDEKEFVSDEIDSEFENRLRVKRVVYDPSCDHSKMQPVIGMYFQDGLQCRAALTTWAIENGRYVRFKGVSKKKLLAECTLPCPWKLYASSVQSNGTFMIRSCGGDHTCAKAMSNKLLSSQWIATRYLNVYRVRYNLSVKDLSADILERFKVRVPKDRLYKARRMAQEMVRGSVDQHYGMIKNYVAELRRVDPEGKFELVLQADNTFKALYIGLSALRKGFKASCRPVIAWAVVNAENEACWTWFLEILFKELELGDGSGWTFISDQQKGLQNAVSRLAPQAEHRNCARHIYMNWKKVHKGQTLKNLFFRAVYATFEADFKIALQEMKEESPTAFEDFMARDTTKFCKAFISTYPKNDSVDNNISECFNGYILNARGKHVIHMLEEIRSSLMVRQVQKFKAMSLVKGKITPNISKLLEKNLMASAYCIALPAMYDSFQVHYEGDIFVVHVKMGNNGHNKCSCREWDLTGIPCKHIVSAIKYMDRDPIDYVSEYFSVNTYLSAYEHGIKPIHGKKMWLQVQGDVYFDL; this comes from the exons ATGGAAATGTTGAGATGTAGGGGTAGATACCCAATAGTTACTGTATGTGTGGATGGGGGTAAGATTGGGACAGATCTTGGTGTTTCTGAGGGCAAAGTCACtgaggagagggagagggagccTGAA GGAGATGATGATGGTGTGCGTGATGGTGATCTTGATGATTTCTTTGCGGGGGAGGGAGATTCCGAGGATGAAGGGGAGGGTGATGGTGATAGTTTACATGACACAGTGGTAGAGTGTGAAAAGGGTTCATATGATGATGGTGATTGGGGACCTCTAGATAATGCTACATATTCCGAGATTGATGATCTTATCAATATGGAATATTTTGATGATAGTAGTGAGGAAGATTATGTACCTAGTGAGAGTGAGTTGTCAGATGTTAGCTTAGGAGACCTAGACTATATATCTAATGAAGAAAACATTCAAATGcgaaagaaattaaaaaaagttgACAGTGTTTTTAAGTTGATGAATGAAAAAGATGGATTTGAGGCCGATGTGGAACACACATACCATTCTGAttatgaaaatgatgaaaaggAATTTGTCTCTGATGAAATAGATTCTGAGTTCGAAAATAGGTTGAGGGTAAAGAGGGTTGTATACGATCCTAGTTGTGACCACAGCAAAATGCAGCCAGTTATTGGCATGTATTTCCAGGATGGTCTTCAATGTAGGGCTGCTTTGACAACATGGGCCATAGAAAACGGTAGATATGTCCGTTTTAAGGGAGTGTCTAAGAAGAAATTGTTGGCCGAATGTACTCTACCCTGCCCTTGGAAGCTTTATGCTAGTTCTGTCCAGTCTAATGGGACTTTTATGATTAGATCTTGTGGTGGGGATCATACTTGTGCTAAAGCCATGAGTAACAAACTGTTGAGTTCTCAGTGGATAGCAACAAGATACTTGAACGTCTACAGAGTTAGATATAATCTATCAGTAAAAGATTTGAGTGCTGACATACTTGAGAGGTTCAAAGTTAGAGTGCCTAAGGACAGACTATACAAGGCCAGAAGAATGGCTCaagagatggtgagaggttCTGTTGACCAACACTATGGAATGATAAAGAATTATGTTGCTGAGCTTAGAAGAGTGGATCCTGAGGGGAAGTTTGAGCTTGTTTTACAAGCTGATAACACTTTTAAAGCACTTTATATTGGTTTGAGTGCTTTGAGAAAGGGCTTCAAAGCGAGCTGCAGACCAGTGATTG CATGGGCTGTGGTGAACGCTGAAAATGAAGCCTGCTGGACTTGGTTCTTGGAAATTTTATTTAAGGAATTAGAGCTTGGTGATGGAAGTGGATGGACCTTCATTAGTGACCAACAAAAG GGATTACAAAATGCGGTTTCTAGGTTGGCACCACAGGCCGAGCATAGGAATTGTGCTCGCCATATCTACATGAATTGGAAGAAGGTTCACAAGGGTCAAACCCTAAAAAACCTTTTCTTTCGAGCAGTTTATGCTACATTCGAAGCTGATTTCAAAATTGCGCTTCAAGAAATGAAAGAGGAGTCACCTACAGCCTTCGAGGATTTCATGGCACGAGACACAACCAAATTCTGCAAGGCCTTCATCTCAACCTACCCCAAGAATGATAGTGTGGATAACAACATTAGTGAGTGCTTTAATGGTTATATATTAAATGCTCGGGGTAAACATGTTATTCACATGCTAGAAGAAATTAGGTCTTCTTTGATGGTTAGGCAGGTACAGAAATTCAAAGCCATGAGTCTTGTCAAGGGTAAGATAACTCCGAACATAAGCAAGTTGTTGGAGAAGAATTTGATGGCAAGTGCATATTGCATTGCACTTCCTGCCATGTATGATTCATTCCAAGTACACTATGAAGGTGACATATTTGTTGTTCATGTAAAAATGGGAAACAATGGACATAATAAATGTTCTTGTAGAGAGTGGGATTTGACAGGGATCCCTTGCAAGCATATTGTTTCTGCGATCAAGTACATGGACCGTGACCCTATTGATTATGTGTCTGAATATTTTTCTGTCAACACTTATTTGTCTGCTTATGAGCATGGTATCAAACCAATTCATGGCAAAAAGATGTGGCTACAAGTTCAAGGTGATGTATATTTTGATTTATGA
- the LOC130990713 gene encoding uncharacterized protein LOC130990713 — MGKSSNWNSETGESFSSSGSSDLGYNPPNNAHLCNWAPRPKLCKHGFASLRTSHTSVNPFRRFYCCSLRGSREACGLWEWFDPELNDYYKEQILKLRLQSISAEEERDQATMNAALSRERMDTRERESHSVVVELDLLKAKNDVLEGTVCKDSDDEMVYLCGGCLVCYAVALEVM, encoded by the exons ATGGGCAAGTCGTCGAACTGGAACAGTGAAACTGGAGAGTCATTCTCCAGCTCGGGGTCGTCGGACCTAGGGTATAACCCACCCAACAACGCGCATTTGTGTAATTGGGCTCCTCGTCCAAAGCTCTGCAAACATGGCTTTGCGTCCTTGCGGACTTCGCACACTTCCGTAAACCCTTTTCGCCGCTTCTACTGCTGCAGCCTTCGAGGG TCCAGAGAAGCATGTGGGCTTTGGGAATGGTTTGATCCGGAGTTGAATGACTACTACAAAGAGCAGATTTTAAAACTCAGGCTTCAATCGATTAGTGCTGAAGAGGAGCGTGATCAAGCCACAATGAATGCTGCTTTGAGCCGTGAAAGGATGGATACCAGAGAGCGTGAAAGCCATTCAGTGGTTGTGGAGCTGGATTTACTGAAGGCGAAGAACGACGTACTTGAAGGCACAGTGTGCAAAGATTCGGATGACGAAATGGTTTATTTGTGTGGTGGCTGTCTTGTTTGCTATGCTGTGGCTCTTGAAGTAATGtag